One Lactobacillus crispatus DNA segment encodes these proteins:
- a CDS encoding ABC transporter permease subunit: protein MKRQYFLFQLKIFLTNPKNVGLFFITVVLALYFGLVSAPQHHVIEDVDPYAISKEYQDDQAFLKVAEKEFARADKGTSDYDPSEGAKDAVTTYPTIIKYDHERLKALKNHDWRLYTKYSSKWYQKMDNLIWVKENQNYMYPLEYYHNNNYKEDGHFGYQRTFHFYDGLLKSKAKLDKNVLEERTTLQRLQQSLSGWTMIILIVIVVLFAADMITNDQKYRTVVKNIPLSKRTILWLKTAVIEVGILFNFLVAFLVVTLCTAPRYGFGSFNLLTPIYTGRLYFKTPFVYQTLGQYYLGFLIFAVVITFIFIRLTLLLSLIFRNEYVAAIISSVLAMSAKVLYFSLGMGFVYPFLKHLPMTYFTIGESLTSNLSYLMDSPGWGFNDGIIPLVTLAIVIELTIWLFCQFRKVVLVK, encoded by the coding sequence ATGAAAAGGCAATATTTTTTATTTCAATTAAAAATATTTTTGACTAATCCTAAAAATGTGGGGCTGTTTTTCATTACCGTCGTGCTTGCACTTTACTTTGGTTTAGTCAGCGCACCGCAACATCATGTGATTGAAGATGTTGATCCATATGCAATTTCGAAAGAATATCAAGATGATCAAGCCTTTTTAAAGGTGGCTGAAAAAGAATTTGCACGGGCAGATAAAGGTACTTCGGATTATGATCCCAGTGAAGGTGCTAAAGATGCTGTTACCACATATCCGACCATCATTAAGTATGACCATGAGCGTTTAAAAGCACTTAAGAATCATGATTGGCGTTTGTATACCAAATACAGTAGCAAGTGGTATCAGAAAATGGATAATTTGATTTGGGTTAAAGAAAATCAGAATTACATGTATCCCTTGGAATACTACCACAATAATAATTACAAAGAAGATGGACATTTTGGGTATCAAAGAACATTTCACTTCTATGATGGTTTACTTAAAAGTAAAGCAAAATTAGACAAAAATGTTTTAGAAGAACGGACTACTTTACAGAGATTACAGCAGTCGCTTTCTGGGTGGACGATGATTATTTTAATTGTGATTGTTGTTTTGTTTGCGGCAGATATGATAACCAATGATCAAAAATACCGTACAGTAGTGAAGAATATTCCTCTTTCTAAAAGGACAATTCTTTGGCTAAAAACTGCGGTTATTGAAGTGGGAATTTTATTTAACTTTCTAGTTGCTTTTTTAGTCGTTACGTTGTGTACTGCGCCAAGGTATGGTTTTGGCTCCTTTAATTTATTAACGCCAATTTATACTGGTCGTCTGTATTTCAAAACGCCCTTTGTTTATCAGACGCTGGGACAATATTATCTTGGTTTCTTGATCTTTGCAGTTGTAATTACCTTTATTTTCATTAGATTGACTTTATTATTGTCGCTGATTTTTAGAAATGAATATGTAGCGGCTATTATTTCAAGTGTTTTGGCAATGAGTGCTAAAGTTCTTTATTTTTCATTGGGTATGGGCTTTGTTTATCCATTTTTGAAACACTTACCAATGACATATTTTACAATCGGCGAAAGTTTGACTAGTAATTTATCGTATTTAATGGACTCACCAGGTTGGGGCTTTAATGATGGAATTATTCCGTTAGTTACATTAGCAATTGTAATTGAATTAACTATTTGGCTATTTTGTCAGTTTAGAAAAGTAGTATTAGTGAAGTAG
- a CDS encoding ABC transporter ATP-binding protein translates to MLKIHNVKLAFGEHVVLDEISLNFQIGTIVGLVAPNGTGKSTLLNVILHNLEPQAGYVEYDHLRYRSNREIIKLHRLICAFPDQSDLFPFMSGRDHLKLYADLWKNSDKNVDNIINKLQMEKYVDRPTQTYSLGMKQRLCFAMVVAADTPVMLLDEVMNGLDPQNVQLISDYLLDLKKENKLIIMASHLLNNLQSYADRVLFLKAGKVIEDLDNQHQAKQYLKTEANEQVEALLKDKKLTKLPDNKIILPLEDNDPELDQLVLRMTKQKIPYSIGRIDLTELFSKFYG, encoded by the coding sequence ATGTTAAAAATTCATAATGTTAAATTAGCTTTTGGCGAACATGTTGTCTTAGATGAAATTAGTTTAAATTTTCAAATAGGAACTATCGTAGGTTTAGTTGCACCAAATGGTACAGGAAAATCCACACTACTAAACGTAATTTTACATAATCTTGAGCCACAAGCTGGTTATGTAGAATATGATCATTTACGTTATCGCAGCAATCGTGAGATTATTAAACTGCATCGACTGATTTGTGCTTTTCCTGATCAAAGTGATCTGTTTCCATTTATGAGCGGTAGGGATCATTTAAAGCTTTATGCGGATCTTTGGAAAAATTCGGATAAAAATGTAGATAATATTATTAATAAATTACAAATGGAAAAATATGTTGATCGCCCAACACAAACTTATTCTTTGGGGATGAAACAACGGCTTTGTTTTGCCATGGTGGTTGCAGCTGATACGCCAGTAATGCTTTTAGATGAGGTGATGAACGGACTTGATCCCCAAAACGTACAATTGATTTCAGATTACTTATTAGATCTAAAAAAAGAAAATAAATTGATTATTATGGCTTCACATTTGTTAAATAATCTACAATCTTACGCAGATCGTGTACTTTTCTTGAAGGCAGGAAAGGTAATTGAAGATCTCGATAATCAACATCAGGCTAAGCAGTATCTGAAAACTGAAGCAAATGAGCAAGTTGAAGCTCTGTTAAAAGATAAAAAGCTTACTAAGTTGCCTGACAATAAAATTATTTTGCCATTAGAAGATAATGATCCAGAATTAGATCAGCTTGTGTTGCGAATGACTAAACAAAAAATTCCGTATTCAATTGGGCGAATTGATTTGACGGAATTGTTTAGCAAGTTTTATGGATAA
- a CDS encoding IS30 family transposase translates to MTNSNSSISKHYHQLTSVQRGQIQAMLDSGITSRTVIAQEVGCHKSTISREIKRGSVLQRDSSYLLYEHYYADTAQLYYEKRRKNCYQRNPLKHYAVFLRMLSRRFKAKFDATSIDEFVGEFKRTMPGYPCPSTPTVYRYIDQGLLDISNIDLPMKLKRRRNKRHHGQSGHALHKKNLGNSIEQRPKEIEDRKTPLHWEGDLVKGVRRKNQPALMTLTERTTRFEVVIKIPDYRASTCQRLLQNEIDRHPAWFKSITFDNGSEFADMTKIKGCQIYFAHPYSPWERGTNENCNGLLRQFFPKGKSMKDKSAAYVQQATDAINRKHRRILQYHTAEELFKQYISS, encoded by the coding sequence ATGACCAATTCAAATTCTAGCATTTCTAAGCACTATCATCAATTAACCAGCGTACAACGTGGACAAATTCAAGCAATGCTGGATTCCGGCATAACTTCCCGTACTGTTATCGCTCAAGAAGTCGGCTGCCATAAGTCGACAATCAGTCGCGAAATCAAACGCGGAAGCGTCCTGCAAAGAGACAGCAGCTATTTATTGTATGAGCACTATTACGCTGATACTGCACAGCTTTATTATGAGAAGCGTCGCAAAAACTGCTATCAGCGCAATCCATTGAAGCATTATGCTGTCTTTTTGAGAATGCTCTCCAGACGCTTCAAAGCTAAATTTGATGCCACCAGCATCGATGAATTCGTTGGTGAATTCAAAAGGACTATGCCAGGCTACCCTTGTCCCAGCACACCAACTGTCTATCGCTATATTGATCAGGGCTTGCTGGACATAAGCAATATTGATCTGCCTATGAAGCTCAAAAGACGCAGGAACAAGCGTCATCACGGCCAGAGCGGTCATGCTTTGCACAAGAAGAATCTTGGCAATTCCATTGAACAGCGTCCTAAAGAGATTGAAGACAGAAAAACGCCGCTGCACTGGGAAGGAGATCTGGTTAAAGGCGTCAGACGCAAGAATCAGCCTGCTTTAATGACTTTGACCGAAAGAACCACACGCTTTGAAGTAGTTATCAAGATTCCTGACTATCGGGCAAGCACATGCCAAAGGCTGCTTCAAAATGAGATTGACAGACATCCTGCCTGGTTTAAATCGATCACGTTTGACAATGGCTCTGAGTTTGCGGATATGACCAAGATCAAAGGCTGCCAGATCTACTTCGCCCACCCATATTCTCCATGGGAAAGAGGCACCAATGAGAACTGCAATGGACTTCTGCGTCAATTCTTCCCTAAAGGCAAAAGCATGAAAGATAAGTCAGCTGCTTATGTTCAACAGGCAACTGATGCCATTAACCGCAAACATCGTCGAATCCTTCAATATCACACAGCAGAAGAACTCTTCAAGCAATATATTTCCTCATAG
- a CDS encoding helix-turn-helix domain-containing protein, with protein MIRKDNIYGPKFRKLRVLHHISLVDAAKDITNKSTLAEWEKGKDNLSWCKVIELLFNIHIQPIEFLEDSVSSQLYEAIANIAVAYQNNDEKQLIRIFKENLQKYKDDKTKDYMFRTAIAANFYEDLTGHSMCPLVLKEKIILYFSNVIDNENFWCYEDIFYFELITQLLDAKHLYGFSLKLLEYVKKNIINSKTWQELTLTALFNAEFSLIKKDLKKAQSLFEKMRL; from the coding sequence ATGATAAGAAAAGATAACATATACGGCCCAAAATTTAGAAAACTACGAGTATTACATCATATTAGTTTAGTAGATGCCGCCAAGGACATAACAAATAAATCAACATTAGCAGAATGGGAAAAGGGAAAAGATAATTTGTCTTGGTGCAAAGTAATTGAACTTCTTTTCAATATCCACATTCAACCAATAGAATTTTTGGAAGATAGTGTATCTTCACAATTATATGAAGCAATAGCCAATATTGCTGTTGCATATCAAAATAATGATGAGAAACAACTGATAAGGATTTTTAAAGAAAATTTGCAAAAATACAAAGATGATAAGACCAAAGATTATATGTTTCGAACTGCCATTGCAGCAAATTTTTATGAAGATTTGACGGGGCACAGCATGTGTCCTTTAGTTTTGAAAGAAAAAATTATTTTGTACTTTTCAAATGTAATTGATAATGAAAATTTTTGGTGTTATGAAGATATATTTTATTTTGAATTAATTACACAGTTATTAGATGCAAAGCATTTATATGGTTTTTCTCTAAAATTATTAGAATATGTCAAAAAGAATATAATTAATTCCAAAACATGGCAGGAGCTAACACTAACTGCTTTATTTAATGCTGAGTTTTCTTTAATCAAAAAAGATCTTAAAAAAGCTCAAAGCTTATTTGAAAAAATGAGACTGTAA
- a CDS encoding IS256 family transposase has translation MNDFTKDFAQALFNPDKINDLLRKELQQAVNNLLEAELTAFLGYDPYARNGWNTGNSRNGAYFRKVDTQFGPIEVQVPRDRNGQFHQHTLPDYKQHSDVLESTIIKLYSKGVTTREIADLIEKMYGSHYSPAQVSNISKQMLPKIEAYHKRKLSDKFFCVYLDATYLPLRRETFEREAVYIAIGIKPNGHKEVIDYCIAPSENIEVWTEMLQNMKSRGLKQVELFLSDGVVGMKTALARTYPKAHFQRCLVHVMRNICAKVRVDDREKIMNEFKQIHQQTSKKEAAAVLHKFYAKWNKAYSHVIKGLKEIEPDLLVFYNYPKQIRASIYSTNMIESFNNVIKRKAKPKAEFPTEQSLDAFIGIQAMSYNDRYFNRIHKGFGQVQDTLESYFD, from the coding sequence ATGAATGATTTTACCAAAGATTTTGCTCAAGCTCTATTCAATCCAGACAAAATAAATGATTTATTGCGCAAAGAGCTACAACAGGCTGTTAATAACTTGCTAGAAGCTGAGTTGACTGCCTTTCTAGGCTATGATCCCTATGCCAGAAATGGCTGGAATACTGGCAATTCTAGAAATGGTGCTTATTTCCGCAAGGTTGATACCCAGTTTGGACCAATTGAAGTGCAAGTGCCTCGAGACCGCAACGGTCAGTTTCATCAGCACACGCTGCCTGACTACAAGCAGCACTCTGATGTTTTGGAAAGCACGATTATCAAGCTATACTCCAAAGGCGTAACTACCAGAGAAATCGCTGACTTGATTGAGAAAATGTATGGCAGTCATTATAGTCCAGCTCAAGTATCAAATATTTCCAAGCAGATGCTCCCCAAGATTGAGGCTTATCACAAGCGCAAGCTAAGCGACAAGTTTTTCTGTGTCTATTTGGATGCGACATACCTTCCTTTGCGCCGAGAAACGTTTGAGCGTGAAGCAGTATATATTGCCATTGGCATTAAACCTAATGGACATAAGGAAGTCATTGACTACTGCATTGCTCCTAGTGAGAACATTGAAGTTTGGACAGAGATGCTTCAAAACATGAAGTCCAGAGGCTTGAAGCAAGTTGAGCTTTTTCTTTCTGATGGTGTTGTTGGCATGAAAACAGCCTTGGCCAGGACTTATCCTAAAGCTCATTTTCAACGCTGCCTGGTTCATGTCATGCGCAATATCTGCGCTAAAGTACGCGTCGACGATCGTGAAAAGATCATGAACGAATTCAAGCAGATACATCAACAGACAAGCAAAAAAGAAGCTGCAGCTGTCTTGCACAAATTCTATGCCAAATGGAATAAAGCTTATAGCCATGTCATCAAAGGTTTGAAGGAAATTGAGCCCGATCTGCTAGTCTTCTACAATTATCCCAAACAAATCAGAGCTTCAATTTATTCAACCAATATGATTGAATCCTTTAACAACGTCATCAAGCGTAAAGCTAAGCCTAAGGCAGAATTTCCAACTGAACAGTCGCTTGATGCATTTATTGGCATCCAGGCAATGAGCTACAATGACCGTTATTTCAATCGAATTCATAAAGGCTTTGGTCAGGTTCAGGACACCTTAGAATCCTACTTTGATTAA
- a CDS encoding mechanosensitive ion channel family protein has protein sequence MKIPTHINIQKIEIDWSKISQNLLSIIWQLAITSLIFYLLSHFGHKIINNYLAKHNTVKNKRTRTISALINSVFQYTLIFFYLFGILSILGIPVGTLLASAGIFSLALGMGAQGFVSDLVNGFFILSEDQFDVGDLVQIGTNVGTVVQLGLRTTRLKGSDGSIIFIPNRNITIVQNLAHGGVALDINLDLDTKNDIDEVNKLIKECNRKIQPEKKTIVSGPTIVGVTEQTGKKFVYSIHFQVKPGKQSAVRNLYLTQYIQTLHQNKIEFASAARQSDTAKNSN, from the coding sequence ATGAAGATTCCTACTCACATAAATATACAGAAAATTGAAATTGATTGGAGTAAAATTAGCCAAAATTTATTGTCAATTATTTGGCAATTAGCTATTACTTCACTCATTTTTTACCTTTTATCCCATTTTGGTCATAAAATAATTAATAATTACTTAGCTAAGCATAACACAGTTAAGAATAAAAGAACTCGAACTATCTCAGCTTTGATTAACAGCGTTTTTCAATATACCCTTATCTTCTTCTATTTATTCGGTATTCTCTCTATTCTAGGTATACCAGTTGGCACCTTGTTAGCCAGTGCTGGAATTTTTTCCCTAGCTTTAGGAATGGGCGCACAAGGCTTTGTTAGTGATTTGGTCAACGGTTTCTTTATTCTAAGTGAAGACCAATTTGATGTTGGAGATTTAGTTCAGATTGGCACTAATGTTGGTACCGTCGTGCAACTAGGCCTCAGAACTACTCGTCTCAAGGGTTCAGATGGCTCAATTATTTTCATCCCTAACCGCAACATTACCATTGTGCAAAACCTAGCCCATGGCGGTGTAGCACTAGACATTAATTTGGATCTTGATACCAAAAACGATATTGATGAAGTTAACAAGTTAATCAAAGAATGCAATCGTAAGATCCAGCCTGAGAAAAAGACAATTGTATCAGGTCCTACTATTGTCGGTGTGACCGAACAAACAGGGAAAAAATTTGTTTATTCCATTCATTTTCAAGTTAAGCCTGGTAAACAATCTGCTGTGAGAAATTTGTATTTGACCCAATATATTCAAACCTTGCATCAAAATAAGATTGAATTTGCAAGCGCGGCTCGACAGTCAGATACAGCTAAAAATAGCAACTAA
- a CDS encoding DUF948 domain-containing protein, with the protein MTISYGALAGLIAAIAFLILVLFTIPMLIRTAKLLKETSATIQTTNESMKKISEDMDGLMDQTSDLLDKTNDLMTDVNGKMKTLDPVVKAAADLGESVSELNDSSKKIAKRFSSNHLSRTGLISSIAATAFARRKRRRGEN; encoded by the coding sequence ATGACAATTTCTTATGGTGCTTTAGCAGGCTTAATTGCGGCGATTGCATTCTTAATTTTAGTATTATTTACGATTCCAATGCTAATTCGGACCGCGAAGTTGTTGAAAGAAACTAGTGCAACTATTCAAACAACTAACGAGTCAATGAAGAAAATTTCTGAAGATATGGATGGCTTGATGGATCAAACTTCGGATTTGTTAGATAAAACTAATGACCTAATGACCGATGTTAATGGTAAAATGAAGACATTAGATCCAGTTGTTAAAGCTGCTGCAGATTTAGGCGAAAGCGTATCAGAATTAAACGATTCATCTAAAAAGATCGCTAAACGCTTTAGCAGCAATCATTTAAGCCGTACGGGTCTTATTTCTTCAATAGCTGCGACGGCATTTGCAAGACGCAAGCGTCGCAGAGGTGAAAATTAA
- a CDS encoding M24 family metallopeptidase translates to MNLDKLQQWLQDSNNDLAYISNPITISYFTGYSMEPHERIFALIVLKDAEPFIFCPALNVEEAKASAWDGDVIGYLDSENPWNIIATNVKKRTHDTHNWAIEKDDLSVAHYQLLRGEFPNASFTNDVSPFIEKLRLYKTPEEIKKLQGAGAEADFAFKIGFDAIRTGVTERSIAGQIDYQLKIQKGVMHESFETIVQAGKNAANPHLGPTMNTVQPNELVLFDLGTMHDGYASDSSRTVAYGEPTAKQREIYEVDREAQQAAIEAAKPGITAEELDSVARDIITKAGYGEYFIHRLGHGIGKNVHEYPSIVQGNDLVLEEGMCFSIEPGIYIPGFAGVRIEDCGVVTKDGFETFTHTDKDLKVLPLKD, encoded by the coding sequence ATGAACTTAGATAAATTACAACAATGGTTGCAAGACTCCAATAATGATCTTGCTTACATTTCTAATCCAATTACCATTTCCTACTTCACTGGCTACTCAATGGAGCCCCATGAAAGAATCTTTGCTTTAATTGTTTTAAAGGATGCAGAACCTTTTATCTTCTGTCCTGCCTTAAATGTAGAAGAAGCAAAAGCTTCCGCATGGGATGGCGACGTTATTGGCTACCTTGATTCCGAAAATCCTTGGAACATCATAGCAACTAATGTCAAAAAGAGAACTCACGATACCCATAATTGGGCAATTGAAAAAGATGATTTGTCTGTTGCCCACTACCAGCTCTTACGTGGTGAATTTCCTAACGCTAGTTTCACTAACGATGTTTCACCTTTTATTGAAAAACTTCGTCTTTACAAGACACCTGAAGAAATCAAGAAGTTGCAAGGCGCTGGTGCAGAAGCAGACTTCGCTTTTAAGATTGGCTTTGACGCAATTAGAACTGGCGTCACCGAAAGAAGCATCGCTGGACAAATTGATTACCAACTAAAAATTCAAAAAGGTGTTATGCATGAAAGTTTTGAAACTATCGTGCAAGCTGGTAAAAACGCCGCTAATCCTCACCTTGGTCCAACTATGAACACTGTTCAACCAAATGAATTAGTTTTATTCGACTTAGGTACCATGCACGATGGTTACGCATCAGATTCTAGTCGAACTGTTGCTTACGGTGAACCTACTGCTAAGCAACGCGAAATTTATGAAGTTGATCGTGAAGCTCAACAAGCCGCAATCGAAGCTGCTAAGCCAGGAATCACCGCTGAAGAATTAGATAGCGTGGCTCGTGACATCATTACTAAGGCTGGCTATGGTGAATACTTCATTCACCGCCTAGGTCACGGCATTGGTAAAAACGTTCATGAATATCCATCAATCGTACAAGGTAACGACTTAGTTCTTGAAGAAGGAATGTGCTTCTCCATTGAACCAGGTATCTACATCCCTGGCTTTGCTGGTGTCAGAATTGAAGATTGTGGTGTCGTTACTAAGGACGGCTTTGAAACCTTTACTCACACTGACAAGGACTTAAAAGTTTTACCACTTAAAGACTAA
- a CDS encoding substrate-binding domain-containing protein — MHKQEVTIYDVAREAKVSMATVSRVVNGNSNVRKETRDRVLEVIKRLHYQPNAVAQGLASKRTTTVGLIVPDLTNLYFAELSKGIDDIALLYKYNIIITSIENRLMKEDQVIQSLLNKQVDGVIYMSNRLSDEAADAFKRTDTPVVLAGTKDNRDDFASVTIDYKKADTEALNLMYHDGKKHLGIVVGDQDAVVNSENRIPAYEEFMEENDLGTPRIYTDIKDYSDGYNLYPQLVKDGVDGVIVTRNISSVGILNSAMDAGKKVPEDLEIVTASATQLASVVRPALTTIKQPLYDMGAVAMRMLTKLMNNEEVDDTHIVLPYELVKKQSTLNQ; from the coding sequence ATGCATAAACAAGAAGTTACAATCTATGACGTCGCTCGGGAAGCTAAGGTTTCAATGGCTACGGTTTCTCGTGTTGTGAATGGTAATAGTAATGTTAGAAAAGAGACACGTGACCGTGTTCTCGAAGTTATTAAAAGACTGCACTATCAACCAAACGCTGTAGCTCAAGGTTTAGCTTCTAAGCGGACTACTACAGTAGGGTTAATTGTCCCAGATTTAACTAATTTATACTTTGCAGAATTATCTAAGGGTATTGATGATATTGCACTTTTATATAAATACAACATCATTATTACTAGTATTGAAAACCGCTTGATGAAGGAAGACCAAGTTATTCAAAGTTTGCTGAATAAGCAAGTTGACGGTGTAATTTATATGTCTAACCGTTTATCAGATGAAGCAGCTGATGCCTTTAAGCGGACTGATACTCCTGTGGTTTTAGCAGGTACTAAAGATAATCGTGATGATTTTGCTTCTGTCACAATTGACTATAAGAAGGCTGATACTGAAGCATTAAATTTGATGTACCATGATGGTAAGAAGCATTTGGGAATCGTAGTTGGTGATCAAGATGCTGTAGTTAACAGCGAAAACAGAATCCCTGCTTATGAAGAATTCATGGAAGAAAATGATTTGGGCACTCCTCGAATCTATACTGATATTAAAGACTATTCAGATGGTTATAATTTATACCCACAATTAGTTAAAGATGGCGTTGATGGTGTAATTGTTACTCGCAATATTTCATCAGTTGGTATTTTGAATTCTGCGATGGATGCAGGTAAGAAAGTGCCAGAAGATTTGGAAATCGTGACCGCCAGTGCTACGCAGTTAGCTTCTGTTGTTCGTCCAGCTTTGACTACGATTAAGCAGCCACTTTATGATATGGGTGCCGTAGCAATGAGAATGTTGACTAAGTTGATGAACAATGAAGAAGTAGATGATACTCATATTGTTTTGCCATATGAATTAGTTAAAAAGCAAAGTACTTTAAATCAATAA
- a CDS encoding glycerophosphodiester phosphodiesterase has translation MKFKSRLVWVLFFSLVFFINSGFTVVGHRGDPIKYPEETIQADDSAFNSGADYVELDLQLSKDGVPVIAHDDDLFRVTHTHAIVSQNNFTALKQLQYDNGEHVMSLSELFKHYQNKPNTKFVLETKIDHGLNPSYELEDKIAQIVKKYHMQKRIMIHSFSAASLFHFRKIMPEAYLILIVGSLKRINFSNLPQVNAINASSDIVQEHPFLIHWLHKLHKQLFVWAEMDESPALWHWLINRNVDGVVTNYPATGFKYKLAKSGTKKYAINRTGIYFGKTKAATMMNPYVRIKEKKYVQPGQKVNVTYGVRVDDRLFYQIAEKTFISAEFVNFDLTKRDIAPYQNKKIIAKPNQKVTIYRYPDNQAKTQQKLPANQLLKIQNFNGSPKNMWIYTKLGWVKAKDILFYGFFSQDDFRDYQSLPRVSQYTNLVLLPYNPNQAIAPTTFTQKLQQINKIIY, from the coding sequence ATGAAATTTAAAAGCCGACTCGTTTGGGTTCTTTTTTTTAGCTTAGTCTTTTTCATAAATAGTGGTTTTACAGTTGTAGGGCACCGTGGTGATCCCATCAAATATCCTGAAGAAACAATTCAGGCTGACGATTCCGCCTTTAATTCTGGTGCTGATTACGTTGAACTCGATCTCCAGCTCTCAAAGGATGGAGTTCCGGTCATTGCACATGATGATGACCTCTTCCGAGTTACTCATACACATGCAATTGTATCACAAAATAATTTTACAGCACTTAAACAACTGCAATATGACAATGGCGAACACGTTATGTCACTCAGTGAGCTTTTTAAGCATTATCAAAATAAACCAAACACTAAATTTGTCTTAGAGACTAAAATTGATCATGGATTAAATCCGTCCTATGAGTTAGAGGATAAAATCGCACAAATAGTTAAAAAATACCATATGCAGAAAAGAATCATGATTCATTCATTTTCCGCTGCTAGTCTCTTTCACTTTAGAAAAATTATGCCCGAAGCTTATCTAATTTTGATCGTTGGCAGCCTGAAACGCATTAATTTCAGTAATTTACCTCAAGTTAATGCTATCAATGCTTCTTCTGATATTGTGCAAGAGCATCCCTTTTTAATTCACTGGCTTCACAAATTACATAAGCAACTGTTTGTCTGGGCCGAAATGGACGAATCGCCTGCCCTATGGCATTGGCTAATTAATCGGAATGTTGATGGCGTGGTTACCAACTATCCCGCTACTGGTTTTAAATATAAATTAGCCAAAAGTGGCACTAAAAAGTACGCTATTAATAGAACTGGAATTTATTTTGGTAAAACTAAAGCCGCTACAATGATGAATCCGTATGTTCGCATCAAAGAAAAAAAGTACGTGCAACCAGGTCAAAAAGTCAATGTCACTTATGGCGTCCGTGTAGATGATCGCTTATTTTATCAAATTGCTGAAAAAACTTTTATTTCGGCAGAATTCGTTAATTTTGACTTAACAAAGCGAGATATTGCTCCTTATCAAAATAAGAAAATTATCGCTAAACCTAACCAAAAAGTTACAATTTATCGTTATCCTGATAACCAAGCCAAAACGCAGCAAAAATTACCCGCAAATCAATTATTAAAAATTCAAAATTTTAATGGTAGTCCTAAAAACATGTGGATTTATACCAAACTAGGTTGGGTTAAGGCAAAAGATATCTTGTTCTATGGCTTCTTTAGTCAAGACGATTTCAGAGATTATCAGTCCTTACCACGGGTCAGTCAGTACACTAATCTCGTGCTTTTGCCCTATAATCCTAATCAAGCAATTGCGCCAACCACTTTTACACAAAAGCTTCAACAGATTAACAAAATTATCTACTAA